A stretch of Ectothiorhodospiraceae bacterium BW-2 DNA encodes these proteins:
- a CDS encoding response regulator, protein MAPIATATRSDLFELFPWDKNFEIGIESIDQQHQVLVSILNQLAAALIESTEAFEVDSILDELERYALYHFTTEEAIWQHHFNSGTELLQQHLQTHQNFTTTLIDLRRQRCPSLERMQQLVEFLTNWLAFHILDSDKRMVLMLQQLQQGEGLEEAIRFTNRQMDGAMRQLIEAILKMYATLSSRTMALLREKHLRQGAEQQASRYQHQLWREGVTSTLLRLATSSDSLEQVLSQALQQILSLGHYQLEHKGAIFLLNAAGKLEMVAQHQLSEELQQRCQTIEIGECLCGQAAEGRVVFASHLNEHHPIRLEQMSDHGHYCAPISYRDRVIGVLNLYLPVGHRQSVEEERYIVAITDTLGFVINYLQTDTSLKSALERMSLATDAAQIGIWETHLQQQQLILDERMNLIYDYQPPRHRLSFQQWLRSVVVEDRDIVLEALTDASRGKSPHGCVFRIQTQSGKLRWIEANFIAFYSEHGELQRLVGTNVDVTEVKQAYASLSQSVSQLNEAQRLTKIGSWMLEHRTGHLSWSEEIYRIFEIEPTAFTASYEAFLAMIHPEDRQQVDQAFTASLDLHRPYEIEHRLLMADGRVKYVYERGITRYNHNEQPVVTNGTVQDITERKQQEMALRQSEQRYRAFLDIVPTSLITVNQQGKITEINQYHISHIGNNLQSKGAYLGHRIDQHPSVVSAGLAKSYRRVLQGEPLDLQDVNFPLTTGGKSRIFNIKGTPLIVNGTVVGAIFVHEDVTERVNYQQNLQREVEARTEELRLAKEEAEAASRAKSDFLASMSHEIRTPMTAILGMTRLALKSGLPPRQANYIRKTYSSAENLLGIINDILDFSKIEAGKLELEQVSFQLNEVIGNTLNLVKFKAEERSIMLAIKIEPRMSFRYVGDPLRLTQILTNLVSNAVKFSHDGDTVTIHIASEQPPQDERVWLHFAIEDHGIGIEAEQLQRLFQSFSQAESSTSRKYGGSGLGLTIVQRLAALMQGRVWVESEPDKGSTFHVVVGLLVPDESKPAPLSGEQEREQQLHEALQRLQNRAILLVEDNEMNRELVYDIFADEGIAIDSATNGAEALTQLQQRKYDIILMDCQMPVMDGYEATRRIRQQRQWDSVVVIALTANVMQQEIDRVLAVGMSDHIPKPFDPEQMFITLAKWVERK, encoded by the coding sequence GACCTGCGCAGGCAGCGGTGCCCCTCACTTGAGCGGATGCAACAGTTAGTTGAGTTTTTGACCAACTGGCTAGCGTTTCATATTCTCGATAGCGATAAACGGATGGTGCTGATGCTACAGCAGTTACAACAGGGGGAGGGACTAGAGGAGGCCATTCGCTTCACCAATCGCCAGATGGACGGAGCGATGCGGCAGCTCATTGAGGCGATCCTAAAGATGTATGCCACCCTCTCCTCGCGCACTATGGCGCTGCTACGGGAGAAACATCTGCGCCAAGGGGCTGAACAGCAGGCCTCCCGCTATCAGCATCAGCTATGGCGTGAGGGGGTCACCTCGACCCTGTTAAGGCTAGCGACTAGCTCAGATTCGCTAGAGCAGGTATTATCTCAGGCGCTGCAACAGATTTTATCTCTCGGCCACTACCAGCTAGAGCATAAGGGGGCTATCTTTCTACTTAATGCTGCGGGCAAGCTGGAGATGGTGGCGCAACACCAGCTTAGCGAAGAGCTGCAACAGCGCTGCCAAACGATCGAGATAGGGGAGTGTCTCTGCGGCCAGGCGGCTGAGGGACGGGTGGTATTTGCTAGCCATCTGAATGAACACCACCCGATTCGCCTAGAACAGATGAGCGACCATGGCCACTACTGTGCCCCCATCTCCTATCGTGATAGGGTGATAGGGGTGCTCAACCTCTATCTACCAGTAGGTCACCGGCAGAGCGTAGAGGAGGAGCGCTATATTGTTGCGATCACCGATACGCTCGGGTTTGTTATCAACTATCTACAGACCGACACTAGCCTAAAGAGCGCGTTAGAGCGCATGAGCTTGGCAACCGATGCGGCTCAAATCGGGATCTGGGAGACCCATCTGCAACAGCAACAACTGATCCTAGATGAGCGGATGAACCTTATCTACGACTACCAACCGCCCCGCCATCGACTCTCATTTCAGCAGTGGCTGCGCTCTGTGGTGGTGGAAGATCGCGATATTGTCCTTGAGGCGTTAACCGATGCGAGCCGTGGTAAAAGCCCACACGGATGCGTGTTTCGGATTCAGACCCAAAGCGGTAAACTGCGTTGGATAGAGGCCAACTTTATCGCCTTCTATAGCGAGCATGGCGAGCTGCAACGACTGGTCGGAACCAATGTCGATGTGACCGAAGTGAAGCAGGCTTACGCCTCACTGTCGCAGAGTGTCAGCCAGCTCAATGAGGCGCAACGGTTGACCAAAATCGGTAGCTGGATGCTGGAGCACCGTACTGGTCACCTGAGTTGGTCGGAGGAGATCTATCGCATTTTCGAGATCGAACCGACCGCCTTTACCGCCTCGTATGAGGCCTTTTTAGCGATGATTCACCCCGAGGATCGACAGCAGGTAGATCAAGCCTTTACCGCTTCGCTCGACCTCCACCGTCCGTATGAGATCGAACACCGGCTGCTCATGGCCGACGGGCGAGTGAAGTATGTTTATGAGCGGGGGATAACTCGCTATAACCACAATGAGCAGCCCGTGGTAACTAACGGTACGGTGCAAGATATTACCGAACGCAAGCAGCAGGAGATGGCGCTGCGCCAGAGTGAGCAGCGCTACCGGGCCTTTTTGGATATTGTGCCGACCTCGCTCATTACGGTGAATCAGCAGGGAAAGATTACCGAAATTAACCAGTATCATATCTCCCATATCGGCAACAACCTCCAATCGAAGGGGGCCTATTTGGGGCATCGCATCGATCAACACCCCTCCGTTGTTAGCGCCGGCCTAGCAAAGAGTTATCGTAGAGTACTGCAAGGGGAGCCGCTTGACCTACAAGATGTCAACTTTCCGCTAACTACCGGTGGCAAGTCGCGCATCTTTAACATCAAAGGGACGCCGCTCATTGTTAATGGGACGGTGGTCGGGGCGATCTTTGTGCACGAAGATGTCACCGAACGGGTTAACTATCAACAAAATCTACAGCGCGAGGTAGAGGCACGAACCGAAGAGTTACGGTTAGCCAAAGAGGAGGCTGAGGCGGCTAGTCGCGCTAAATCGGACTTTCTCGCCAGCATGAGCCACGAAATTCGCACCCCGATGACGGCGATCCTCGGCATGACCCGACTCGCACTCAAGAGCGGACTTCCCCCACGGCAAGCCAACTATATTCGTAAAACCTACAGTTCGGCCGAGAATCTACTCGGCATTATTAACGATATTCTCGACTTCTCCAAAATTGAGGCGGGCAAGCTGGAGCTAGAGCAGGTGAGCTTTCAACTCAATGAGGTGATTGGGAATACCCTCAATTTAGTTAAATTTAAGGCCGAAGAGCGTAGCATTATGTTGGCGATTAAGATCGAGCCGAGGATGTCGTTTCGATATGTCGGCGATCCGCTGCGGCTGACCCAAATTTTGACCAACCTAGTCTCGAATGCGGTGAAGTTCAGCCATGATGGCGATACCGTCACTATCCACATCGCCTCAGAGCAGCCGCCGCAGGATGAGCGAGTTTGGCTCCACTTTGCCATTGAGGATCACGGTATCGGTATTGAGGCCGAGCAGCTACAGCGGCTGTTTCAGTCATTCTCCCAAGCCGAGAGCTCCACTAGCCGTAAATATGGCGGTTCGGGGCTAGGGCTGACCATTGTACAGCGGCTGGCAGCGCTAATGCAGGGGCGGGTTTGGGTAGAGAGCGAACCCGATAAGGGCTCAACCTTTCATGTCGTAGTGGGGCTATTGGTACCAGATGAGTCGAAACCGGCACCGCTAAGTGGCGAGCAGGAGCGGGAGCAGCAGCTACACGAGGCGCTGCAACGCTTGCAAAACCGGGCCATTTTACTGGTAGAGGATAATGAGATGAACCGAGAGCTGGTGTACGATATCTTTGCCGATGAGGGGATCGCTATCGATAGCGCCACCAATGGTGCCGAGGCGCTGACCCAGCTGCAGCAGCGCAAGTACGATATTATCCTAATGGATTGCCAGATGCCGGTGATGGATGGCTACGAGGCGACGCGGCGGATTCGGCAGCAGCGGCAGTGGGACTCGGTGGTGGTGATCGCCTTGACAGCCAATGTTATGCAGCAGGAGATCGACCGAGTCCTAGCGGTGGGCATGAGTGACCATATCCCCAAACCGTTTGATCCAGAACAGATGTTTATTACCCTAGCTAAATGGGTAGAGAGAAAGTAG